A portion of the Pseudomonadota bacterium genome contains these proteins:
- a CDS encoding biopolymer transporter ExbD, translated as MINVKARLRRERQKAEINMAPMLDMVFILLIFFLVTTSFVRESGVEVQRPVAQSSMIEETSSLQIGINSGGRIYAGGRQVDARSIRAIVERFLAENPDGNILIVADRETKTGLTVRVLDFCRLAGAARVAVAATREP; from the coding sequence ATGATTAATGTCAAAGCCAGGTTGCGTCGTGAGCGGCAGAAAGCGGAAATCAACATGGCCCCCATGCTTGATATGGTTTTTATCCTGCTGATATTTTTTTTGGTGACCACCAGTTTTGTCCGGGAATCAGGAGTTGAGGTGCAGCGACCGGTGGCCCAAAGTAGCATGATTGAAGAAACCAGCAGCCTGCAGATCGGCATTAACAGCGGTGGTCGGATTTATGCCGGTGGCAGGCAGGTTGATGCCCGCAGTATCCGGGCAATTGTTGAGCGTTTCCTGGCTGAGAATCCCGACGGTAATATTCTGATTGTCGCGGACCGGGAAACAAAAACCGGTTTAACGGTCAGAGTGCTGGACTTCTGTCGGCTGGCCGGAGCCGCACGGGTGGCAGTGGCGGCCACCAGGGAGCCCTGA
- a CDS encoding electron transfer flavoprotein subunit alpha/FixB family protein — protein sequence MKQILVIAEIFADQIRPVTWELVAAARAIETNPVLKQHSPAIHIIVPADDPKPLAEKIAKQTGMDVIGLQIPGLKAYTSEIYIYCLGQLIREMNPSHILVAHTSQGRDFAPGLAMSLNAASISGVNDIRSDEEGLIYSRPVFNNSKNLLVRPTANQPVVLSLMAGIFKPDDREEKKPGQVKLCKIPFILSACGKERIQHRRTVKRACEDQALKKAKVIVAAGRGVKEKNLKFIFRFAQCFSDSAVGSSRPLVDMNWIGYQHQVGITGATVAPKVYIACGISGSSQHLAGIKEAEFVVSINKNPQAPIFRHSDICIVADVIEFIECFLKSKYSATFSKKQ from the coding sequence ATGAAGCAAATATTGGTAATTGCGGAGATTTTTGCGGATCAGATCCGACCGGTCACCTGGGAGCTGGTAGCGGCAGCCCGTGCCATAGAAACAAATCCGGTTCTAAAACAGCATTCCCCGGCCATCCATATCATTGTCCCTGCAGATGACCCTAAACCCTTGGCCGAAAAGATTGCCAAGCAAACCGGTATGGATGTCATCGGCCTGCAGATACCGGGGCTTAAAGCCTATACCAGCGAGATTTATATCTATTGCCTTGGGCAATTGATCCGAGAAATGAACCCTTCCCATATCCTCGTCGCCCATACCTCTCAAGGAAGAGATTTTGCCCCGGGGCTGGCCATGAGCTTAAATGCGGCATCCATCTCCGGGGTTAATGATATCCGATCCGATGAGGAGGGACTGATCTATTCACGCCCCGTATTTAACAATAGCAAAAACCTGCTGGTTCGCCCGACTGCAAATCAACCAGTGGTGCTGAGCTTGATGGCGGGGATCTTCAAACCAGACGACCGGGAAGAAAAAAAACCAGGCCAGGTGAAGCTTTGCAAAATCCCTTTTATCCTTTCAGCTTGCGGCAAAGAACGTATCCAACATCGCCGAACCGTAAAAAGGGCTTGCGAAGATCAGGCCTTGAAAAAAGCCAAAGTCATTGTCGCTGCCGGTCGTGGGGTAAAAGAAAAGAACCTTAAATTTATTTTCCGGTTTGCGCAATGTTTCTCTGACTCGGCCGTGGGCTCATCTCGGCCCCTGGTAGATATGAACTGGATCGGCTATCAACACCAGGTCGGCATCACCGGCGCCACGGTTGCACCTAAAGTCTATATTGCCTGCGGCATTTCCGGTTCTTCCCAACATCTTGCCGGAATCAAGGAAGCCGAATTTGTAGTCAGCATCAATAAAAACCCACAAGCCCCCATATTTCGCCATTCAGATATCTGTATTGTTGCAGATGTAATTGAATTTATCGAATGTTTTTTAAAAAGTAAATATTCGGCCACGTTTTCAAAAAAGCAATAA
- a CDS encoding electron transfer flavoprotein subunit beta/FixA family protein, with the protein MNVCSFFLDMNQAPGYDKEMKILVCIKQVGDDGEISRFDVHALEEALNIKDQSGAKISASVTVDVVTVGPLEAAKIIRRAFGLGADRGYHIVTEDPEYVSSFITATRLAVVAKKIPYDLILTGIMSEDMMAGQIGPMLAEIMGFPCATGVIKASLPSGNNEIEVERELENGFRDCLAIRFPAVLTIQAGINTPRYPRLSNMLAAGQKEITNLIEADFFPELIPTRDIYRGLESPKKTRSGRILEGSLSDKAEQLLAVLKEKDLI; encoded by the coding sequence ATGAACGTTTGTTCGTTTTTTCTTGACATGAATCAAGCTCCGGGTTATGACAAAGAGATGAAAATCCTGGTTTGTATTAAACAAGTGGGTGATGACGGGGAGATAAGCCGCTTTGACGTCCACGCCCTGGAAGAAGCGCTTAACATAAAAGACCAATCTGGCGCTAAAATATCGGCTTCGGTTACCGTGGACGTGGTTACAGTCGGCCCACTTGAAGCGGCAAAGATCATCCGGCGGGCTTTTGGCCTGGGGGCGGACAGGGGTTATCATATAGTTACTGAAGATCCAGAATATGTCTCGTCTTTTATCACCGCAACCAGACTGGCGGTGGTAGCAAAAAAGATACCATACGACCTGATTCTGACCGGGATTATGTCTGAGGACATGATGGCGGGGCAAATCGGTCCCATGCTGGCTGAAATCATGGGATTTCCCTGTGCCACCGGGGTGATAAAAGCCAGTTTACCCTCCGGCAACAATGAAATTGAAGTTGAGCGGGAGCTGGAAAACGGCTTCAGGGACTGCCTCGCAATCCGGTTCCCGGCAGTGCTTACCATTCAAGCCGGCATCAACACCCCCAGATATCCCCGCCTCTCAAACATGTTGGCCGCCGGCCAAAAAGAGATTACAAACCTTATTGAAGCAGATTTTTTTCCCGAGCTAATACCGACAAGGGATATTTACCGCGGCCTGGAATCTCCAAAAAAAACCCGATCCGGCCGGATACTGGAGGGATCTTTATCCGATAAGGCGGAACAACTGCTCGCTGTTTTAAAGGAGAAAGATCTCATATGA
- a CDS encoding MotA/TolQ/ExbB proton channel family protein, translated as MNGFLFSILEYCRSGGLMMVPIIVVSLVMWSLILIKLQEIHEINRNDVGTLETVSRVQNGVGLQTIGTPLSHVVFHFMEQMTVDRQLNQDLLTSLVNRETSRLSRNINVIYVLASIAPLLGLLGTVGGMISTFDAIAMYGTGNARAMAQGISAALITTQSGLFVSIPGLFMASFLHRRIGRIAQQLDEFRAAMMKELNLNFHQAMG; from the coding sequence ATGAACGGATTTTTATTCTCTATTCTTGAATATTGCCGGAGCGGCGGCCTGATGATGGTGCCGATTATTGTGGTTTCACTGGTCATGTGGAGTCTGATTCTGATCAAACTCCAGGAAATCCATGAGATTAACCGCAATGATGTGGGAACTCTGGAGACCGTATCCCGGGTGCAAAACGGCGTTGGCTTGCAAACCATCGGCACCCCTCTCAGTCACGTGGTTTTTCATTTCATGGAACAGATGACCGTCGACAGACAGCTTAACCAGGATCTGCTTACCTCCCTGGTGAACAGGGAAACCAGCCGGCTTTCAAGGAATATCAATGTTATTTATGTGCTGGCTTCCATTGCCCCGTTGCTGGGATTGCTGGGAACCGTGGGCGGGATGATCTCTACCTTTGATGCCATTGCCATGTATGGAACCGGGAATGCCCGGGCCATGGCCCAGGGAATTTCAGCCGCCCTGATTACCACCCAGAGTGGTCTGTTTGTTTCCATTCCCGGGCTGTTCATGGCCAGTTTTCTCCATCGACGCATCGGTAGGATTGCCCAGCAACTTGATGAATTCCGGGCGGCAATGATGAAAGAGCTGAATCTGAACTTCCATCAGGCTATGGGGTAG
- a CDS encoding MotA/TolQ/ExbB proton channel family protein, whose translation MKIFCYCALVFLLLPVAFGLAADSSFDQVDQKLKAEYQQAKIDQQQQFRRLAAEKKALQQQLDEREKAIAGLKKENNFLESSLETYAEQEKKLGIRQQAVIAEMNELDGTVRVGIRDLKAIMERSLVSGVHPGRLRPFDEMLSQKGLPSMTGIRQLVENSFAEIKEGADIVTKHGPFVALDGRTTSGDILCLGALTAIYRQDDNREIGYAVYGKENDALLAVSRAPWLIGRCLKKYLDGSSNEVYLDFSGGATVRQLALRPTAWERLRSGGVLVWPILLIGVIAFLVSLERFFFLRRVKSNTDTVMVEVIGLLAAGRRQASLELLENKHGPVYNVLAAGLKFQLASREVLENVLEEAIMKELPRLEKYLPTLQVLAAVAPLLGLLGTVTGMINTFQVITIFGTGNPKLMSGGISEALVTTMLGLMVAIPIILLHAYFSRKVDSVIGDMEEKAVGLTVALVNKELSERS comes from the coding sequence ATGAAAATTTTTTGTTATTGTGCCCTGGTATTTCTCTTATTGCCGGTTGCCTTCGGATTGGCTGCGGATTCCTCTTTCGATCAGGTTGACCAGAAGCTTAAGGCTGAATATCAACAGGCTAAAATTGACCAACAGCAGCAGTTTCGGCGACTGGCGGCAGAAAAAAAAGCTTTACAGCAGCAGCTTGATGAGCGTGAAAAGGCAATAGCTGGGTTGAAAAAGGAAAATAATTTTCTGGAATCCAGTCTTGAAACATATGCCGAGCAGGAAAAAAAGCTGGGGATACGCCAGCAGGCGGTGATTGCGGAGATGAATGAGCTGGATGGCACGGTTCGCGTTGGCATCCGGGATTTAAAGGCCATCATGGAAAGATCATTGGTTTCCGGGGTGCATCCTGGAAGATTACGTCCTTTTGATGAAATGTTGTCACAAAAAGGATTGCCCAGCATGACCGGGATTCGGCAACTGGTAGAAAACAGTTTTGCTGAGATTAAGGAGGGGGCTGATATTGTCACCAAACATGGACCGTTTGTGGCCCTTGATGGTCGGACGACTTCTGGTGATATTCTTTGCCTGGGGGCTTTGACCGCCATTTATCGTCAGGATGATAACCGGGAAATCGGCTACGCGGTTTACGGTAAGGAAAATGATGCCCTGCTGGCTGTATCCCGGGCTCCATGGTTGATTGGCCGTTGTCTGAAAAAATATCTTGATGGATCCAGTAATGAAGTCTACCTGGATTTTTCCGGTGGTGCAACCGTCCGTCAGTTGGCTTTGCGCCCTACGGCCTGGGAACGGCTGCGGTCCGGCGGTGTGTTGGTCTGGCCTATTTTACTGATCGGGGTGATAGCTTTTCTGGTCAGTCTTGAACGGTTTTTCTTTCTCCGGCGGGTCAAGAGCAATACGGATACCGTGATGGTGGAAGTGATTGGATTGCTGGCCGCCGGCCGCCGGCAGGCAAGTTTGGAACTCTTGGAAAATAAACATGGTCCGGTTTATAATGTCCTGGCTGCCGGGTTGAAGTTTCAGCTGGCCAGCCGAGAAGTCCTGGAAAATGTCCTCGAAGAGGCGATTATGAAGGAGCTGCCGCGACTGGAAAAATATCTTCCCACTCTGCAGGTGCTGGCTGCTGTAGCCCCGCTGCTGGGATTGCTGGGGACGGTTACCGGGATGATTAATACTTTCCAGGTAATTACTATTTTCGGAACCGGCAATCCAAAACTGATGTCCGGAGGAATATCTGAAGCTCTGGTGACCACCATGCTGGGTCTGATGGTGGCCATCCCCATCATTCTTCTGCACGCCTATTTCAGCCGTAAAGTTGATTCGGTTATCGGGGATATGGAAGAAAAGGCTGTCGGCCTGACCGTGGCTTTGGTGAACAAGGAATTATCAGAAAGATCATGA
- a CDS encoding tetratricopeptide repeat protein — protein sequence MAPVMVLIVVCWIFLPRAALGTTSSIDPYQRQLSPAANRLLVNVQSLVAKKEERKALAKIEKFRQDHPRSAYLLVEFMAGNLQFSLEQLKSAVASYRRAIELAPKFLPAQENLGMTLLSLKEYRQAGEQFAAAVSLARKTDSTRLDILLKYAGTSYLMVADYGRAQPFFSELVEKRQDFGRESVQTLVRIYLELQRNKAAERLLSLVLHRFPEDADYWCLLGQVRLTTGNYASALAAYKVMLSFKKPEVKDFKIIVQLYRLLGLPSAAGQALEQLYQLQQSSLTVDELGELVALYLQAGDDDRALDWLKRKQSLYPSGRNLLQQGEILYRAGRYKEAYGILSGLTLLSEKQGYQFLLAGYCAWYADDLSAARSAFKRASKYERYRERSIALISGMLK from the coding sequence ATGGCCCCGGTTATGGTATTGATAGTCGTGTGCTGGATTTTTCTACCCCGGGCGGCCTTGGGTACTACTTCTTCCATCGATCCATATCAGCGTCAGCTTTCACCTGCGGCTAACCGGCTGCTGGTGAATGTCCAGTCACTGGTGGCAAAAAAAGAGGAGCGAAAGGCCCTGGCAAAAATTGAAAAATTTCGTCAGGACCATCCCCGTTCAGCTTACCTGCTGGTAGAGTTTATGGCCGGCAACCTTCAGTTTTCCCTTGAGCAGCTTAAGTCAGCTGTTGCTTCCTACCGGCGAGCGATTGAACTGGCGCCCAAATTTTTGCCGGCGCAGGAAAATCTGGGTATGACATTATTATCGCTGAAGGAATACCGGCAGGCGGGTGAACAGTTTGCTGCCGCTGTGTCATTAGCCCGAAAAACCGATTCAACTCGACTTGATATACTGTTGAAATATGCCGGCACTTCCTATCTCATGGTTGCTGACTATGGCCGGGCACAGCCATTTTTCAGCGAACTGGTGGAAAAGCGGCAGGACTTTGGCCGGGAATCAGTGCAGACTCTGGTGAGAATCTATCTGGAATTGCAGCGAAATAAAGCCGCTGAACGACTACTTTCCCTGGTCCTCCACCGTTTTCCTGAAGATGCTGATTACTGGTGTTTGCTGGGCCAGGTGAGGCTGACAACGGGGAATTATGCTTCGGCTCTGGCCGCCTATAAAGTCATGCTGTCTTTTAAAAAGCCGGAAGTCAAAGATTTTAAAATTATCGTCCAGTTATACCGGTTGCTCGGCTTACCATCGGCAGCAGGACAGGCTCTGGAACAATTGTACCAACTGCAGCAATCTTCCTTAACCGTCGATGAATTGGGAGAGTTGGTTGCCTTATATCTGCAGGCGGGTGATGATGACCGGGCCCTGGACTGGCTGAAGCGTAAACAATCATTGTATCCATCTGGGCGAAACTTGTTGCAGCAGGGTGAAATACTTTACCGGGCTGGACGCTATAAAGAGGCGTATGGGATTCTCAGCGGCTTGACTTTATTATCCGAAAAACAGGGATATCAGTTTCTGCTGGCCGGTTATTGTGCCTGGTATGCTGATGATTTATCGGCAGCCAGGTCGGCTTTTAAGCGGGCATCCAAATATGAACGTTACCGTGAGCGTTCTATTGCCCTGATTTCTGGTATGCTCAAGTAA
- a CDS encoding 2-hydroxyacyl-CoA dehydratase family protein gives MAITTIPHRRDVIKDIKNRGGLVAAVLPIHYSRALLRAFDIFPIELWGPPKVDVSLGGAHLQSYVCSIVHNALSFLKMGELNVASLILIPHTCDSLQGLTSVLMDMIKPEQTIFPLYLPRGQREEDVVFLVDELQALYAHFSDFTGKYPTNEELLTAIKREELSDLLLLKLHKNRQQMGLSNIDFYRLVRSREYLSAEHFAALAENALQVTGETAGGIPVILSGILPEPMKMLDVISKMKGQVVADDLACCGRRLYQPGTSREPFRRMAERIIYAPPDPTRGNSIAERAEYLIEMARNSGAKGIIFYEVKFCEPELFDLPNLRNCLKEQGLASINIEVDINNLLPHQIATRIGAFLEMLDS, from the coding sequence ATGGCCATAACAACAATTCCTCATAGAAGAGACGTCATCAAGGATATCAAAAATCGGGGGGGATTGGTAGCAGCCGTGCTGCCAATCCATTATTCCCGCGCCCTGTTACGTGCTTTTGACATTTTCCCAATAGAACTATGGGGACCACCCAAAGTGGATGTGAGCCTTGGCGGTGCACACCTGCAATCCTATGTCTGTTCCATTGTACACAACGCTCTTTCATTTTTAAAAATGGGCGAACTGAATGTCGCCAGCCTGATCCTGATTCCCCATACCTGTGATTCACTTCAGGGCCTGACCTCTGTTCTCATGGATATGATCAAGCCCGAGCAGACAATATTTCCGCTCTATCTGCCCCGGGGACAACGGGAAGAGGATGTGGTTTTTCTGGTTGATGAATTACAGGCTCTGTACGCTCATTTTTCTGATTTTACCGGCAAATATCCGACCAATGAAGAGTTGCTTACAGCCATTAAGCGGGAAGAACTGAGTGATTTACTTTTGCTCAAGTTGCACAAGAACCGGCAACAGATGGGTTTAAGCAATATAGATTTTTATCGCTTGGTACGCTCCCGGGAATATCTGTCGGCCGAGCATTTTGCCGCTCTGGCTGAAAATGCCCTGCAAGTTACCGGAGAAACGGCAGGGGGTATTCCGGTAATCCTTTCGGGTATTCTTCCTGAACCTATGAAAATGTTAGATGTAATCAGCAAAATGAAAGGACAAGTAGTTGCCGATGATTTGGCCTGTTGCGGTCGTCGTCTCTATCAGCCGGGAACCAGCCGGGAACCTTTCCGCCGGATGGCCGAACGCATTATCTATGCCCCACCCGACCCCACCCGTGGCAACTCCATTGCTGAGCGCGCTGAATATCTAATCGAAATGGCCCGAAACAGCGGGGCCAAAGGAATTATTTTCTACGAGGTTAAATTCTGTGAGCCCGAACTTTTCGACTTGCCCAATCTGCGTAATTGTCTCAAGGAGCAGGGTCTGGCTTCCATTAACATCGAAGTTGACATTAATAATCTCCTTCCCCATCAGATAGCTACCCGCATCGGCGCGTTTTTGGAGATGCTGGACAGTTAA
- a CDS encoding DUF3450 domain-containing protein produces VSMVTETVNRTLKIQQQTQKAVDAWEQQRQEMISRLQNLKMQEDLLRYRQHKLQRYITERQAKIAGLEKGIAEQQVIARELEPFLDQTLEQARTSFRHGLPFLQVERRQRFAELESFLSSYESSLAEKLRRVLEMLQIEAQYGHQVEAYDRVLELSAVKTTVNVLRLGSIGLYYLTLDGKDAGWYNPKAGKWETLPGRFLEPIKEGLRMAMKQRAIDLVKLPVDKRGW; encoded by the coding sequence GTGTCAATGGTGACCGAAACCGTCAACCGAACGCTGAAAATTCAACAGCAGACTCAAAAAGCTGTAGATGCCTGGGAGCAGCAGCGTCAGGAAATGATCAGCCGTCTGCAGAATCTTAAAATGCAGGAAGATCTGCTTCGCTACCGGCAGCATAAATTGCAGCGCTATATAACTGAACGTCAAGCAAAAATTGCCGGACTGGAAAAAGGTATTGCTGAGCAGCAGGTAATCGCCCGGGAACTGGAACCATTTCTTGACCAGACCCTTGAACAGGCAAGGACATCTTTTCGGCATGGACTGCCGTTTCTGCAGGTGGAGCGGCGGCAGCGTTTTGCTGAACTTGAATCCTTCTTAAGCTCCTATGAATCGTCTCTGGCGGAAAAATTACGCCGGGTATTGGAAATGCTGCAGATTGAAGCCCAGTACGGCCATCAGGTAGAGGCATATGACCGGGTACTGGAACTTTCAGCGGTTAAAACTACGGTTAATGTCTTGCGATTGGGGAGTATAGGCCTGTATTACCTGACCCTTGATGGTAAAGATGCCGGTTGGTATAATCCTAAAGCAGGAAAGTGGGAAACTTTACCGGGCCGTTTCCTGGAGCCGATCAAAGAAGGGCTGCGCATGGCCATGAAACAACGGGCAATAGACCTGGTCAAGCTGCCGGTGGATAAAAGGGGATGGTAA
- a CDS encoding TonB family protein, which yields MSCAQGRNRRWLTGILSAVGVNLFLLFFISLLFQSPKFTRRMTSCQSVPIWQVEHLKDEPEPPPVKEVEPVRKTVVLPPVQLESLPLPQPKALPAMELPLPDLKISPQITGLETLTPLMPVAKPFYRPGELDQQPLPMATPAPFYPRRARIRGIEGKVRVRFIVDQQGLVKELKIILAEPAGYFEQSVRTALANWHFRPGTVANNKVMTQVETTIVFKLDQ from the coding sequence ATGTCGTGTGCCCAGGGGAGGAATCGACGTTGGTTGACCGGTATTCTCAGTGCGGTGGGAGTCAATTTGTTCCTGCTATTTTTCATTTCTCTGCTTTTCCAATCCCCCAAATTTACTCGACGGATGACGTCCTGTCAGTCAGTACCCATCTGGCAGGTTGAACATCTAAAGGACGAACCGGAACCGCCACCGGTTAAAGAAGTCGAACCAGTAAGAAAAACAGTGGTTCTCCCTCCTGTACAGCTTGAATCATTACCCCTTCCCCAGCCAAAAGCATTGCCAGCCATGGAACTGCCGCTACCTGACCTTAAAATATCGCCACAGATAACCGGTTTGGAGACCTTGACACCATTAATGCCGGTGGCAAAACCATTTTACCGGCCTGGTGAACTGGATCAACAACCGTTGCCGATGGCGACCCCGGCACCATTCTATCCGCGCCGGGCCCGTATCCGGGGGATTGAAGGCAAAGTTCGGGTCCGCTTCATTGTCGATCAACAGGGATTGGTTAAAGAACTTAAAATTATCCTGGCTGAACCAGCTGGTTATTTTGAACAGTCAGTGAGAACCGCCCTGGCAAACTGGCATTTTCGCCCGGGTACGGTGGCAAACAATAAGGTGATGACTCAAGTGGAGACCACGATTGTTTTTAAGCTTGACCAATAA
- a CDS encoding acyl-CoA dehydratase activase, giving the protein MKIAALGIDVGSTTIKMVAVNSVGEMVWNHLEQVDPRVEKQVDSFLEKLRNEIKSLEGIPLVATGYGRNLVQQAVKNITEITCHTRGVYHQLGHGGTLIDIGGQDSKVVVIGAEGQVLDFAMNDKCAAGTGRFLENSAARMHIPVVEMGFVALSATEEVTISSTCTVFAESEIISMLAQGIEVEPILMGLHRSLVKRVTAMVRSVGLAPPLLLSGGVVKNPAIRKVIEDETKEKVFIPEHPQLMGAYGAALFALGIK; this is encoded by the coding sequence ATGAAAATTGCGGCATTAGGAATCGATGTAGGTTCGACGACGATTAAAATGGTAGCGGTAAACAGCGTCGGTGAGATGGTCTGGAACCACCTGGAACAGGTTGATCCAAGAGTGGAGAAGCAGGTTGATTCTTTTCTGGAAAAATTGAGGAATGAGATCAAGTCTCTGGAGGGAATCCCGTTGGTTGCCACCGGATACGGCCGCAATCTGGTACAACAAGCGGTTAAAAATATCACGGAAATCACTTGTCACACTAGAGGAGTATATCATCAATTAGGCCACGGTGGGACGTTGATAGATATCGGCGGTCAAGACAGTAAGGTTGTTGTGATTGGGGCTGAAGGACAGGTATTAGATTTTGCCATGAATGACAAATGTGCGGCGGGCACCGGTCGTTTTCTGGAAAACAGCGCCGCCCGAATGCATATCCCTGTCGTTGAAATGGGTTTTGTAGCCCTTTCGGCTACGGAAGAAGTGACCATTTCCAGTACATGCACAGTATTTGCCGAATCGGAAATCATCTCCATGCTTGCCCAGGGTATTGAGGTCGAACCTATTTTGATGGGGCTGCATCGCTCACTGGTAAAACGGGTGACCGCCATGGTTCGTAGTGTAGGGCTGGCACCACCATTGCTGCTTTCCGGTGGGGTTGTTAAAAATCCCGCTATTCGCAAAGTGATTGAAGATGAAACCAAAGAGAAGGTGTTTATACCTGAGCACCCTCAACTCATGGGAGCTTATGGGGCGGCGCTATTCGCCTTAGGGATAAAATAA
- a CDS encoding 2-hydroxyacyl-CoA dehydratase family protein, with protein MGMTASLKYYWNVKVTGQPFLYWQRRQAERYPRIPSRWRMDILSPPLRIGARTKELISRHYLEGRYASGHRPVAWVTSGGPVEILQALGFYVLYPENHGALCGVRGAVVELSGMAENAGYSTDICSYARTDIGSVLSGKTPVGHLPKPDLLLACTNICQTVLYWYRVLARHFEVPLILIDTPFVYTKVSDHALGYVKKQLENSISISEQVAGCRLDYRHLKQIIRLSKDATELWQEIISRGRHQPAPISVFDQFIHMAPIVEMRGKKETVYFYAELLRELDENIAKGKGAVRNERKRLLWDNLPIWYRLRYLAEYLGEHGICVVSSTYTNAWGELASLMNSEKPLESIARTYISPILNQGTKYKLDTMKRMVKEFQLDGVILHSDRSCKPYSIGQIDQRNKLIQEFGIPALLLEADHDDPRAYADEQVASRLASFVEMLDD; from the coding sequence ATGGGAATGACTGCTTCATTAAAATATTACTGGAATGTAAAAGTTACGGGACAACCATTTTTGTATTGGCAACGCCGACAAGCTGAACGTTACCCCAGGATTCCTTCCCGGTGGCGCATGGATATTTTATCCCCTCCTCTACGTATTGGGGCTCGAACCAAAGAGCTTATTTCCCGCCATTATCTCGAAGGACGCTACGCCAGCGGACATCGTCCCGTGGCCTGGGTAACCTCCGGTGGGCCGGTTGAAATCTTGCAGGCGCTTGGATTTTATGTACTCTATCCTGAAAATCACGGTGCCCTTTGTGGTGTTCGGGGAGCCGTTGTAGAGCTTTCCGGAATGGCGGAAAATGCCGGATATTCCACTGATATCTGTTCTTATGCCCGAACCGACATAGGCTCCGTACTTTCCGGCAAAACTCCGGTCGGCCATTTGCCCAAGCCTGATTTACTCCTGGCCTGCACCAATATCTGCCAGACCGTATTGTACTGGTATCGGGTGTTAGCCCGCCATTTTGAGGTACCGTTAATTTTAATCGATACCCCTTTTGTTTACACTAAAGTATCCGATCATGCTTTAGGGTATGTAAAAAAACAGCTGGAAAATTCCATCTCCATTTCAGAGCAGGTTGCCGGCTGCCGACTTGACTACCGTCACTTAAAGCAGATAATTCGACTCAGCAAGGATGCGACCGAATTGTGGCAGGAGATCATCAGTCGGGGCCGGCATCAGCCGGCACCTATTTCGGTCTTTGATCAGTTCATCCATATGGCCCCTATCGTTGAAATGCGGGGGAAAAAAGAGACAGTTTATTTTTATGCCGAGCTGCTCAGAGAGTTGGACGAGAATATTGCTAAAGGTAAAGGCGCGGTGCGTAACGAACGTAAACGGCTGTTGTGGGACAACCTACCCATCTGGTACCGGTTACGCTATCTGGCCGAATATCTGGGTGAACACGGTATTTGCGTGGTTTCTTCCACTTACACCAACGCCTGGGGAGAACTGGCTTCATTGATGAATAGCGAAAAACCGCTGGAATCCATTGCCCGGACCTACATCTCGCCAATTCTCAATCAGGGGACAAAATACAAATTAGATACCATGAAGCGGATGGTGAAAGAGTTCCAGCTGGATGGGGTCATTTTACATTCGGACCGCTCCTGCAAACCCTACTCAATCGGTCAGATTGATCAGCGTAATAAACTCATTCAGGAGTTTGGAATCCCGGCTCTGCTGCTGGAAGCTGACCACGATGACCCCCGGGCTTATGCTGATGAACAGGTGGCTTCGCGTTTGGCTTCTTTTGTCGAGATGTTGGATGATTAA